CTTAATATAGCAATATTAAATAAGACCAGTTCTTGAGTTTTACTTTAGAAACAACAAATACGTATACACATTcagttgaaatgttttattttaactttttgtttgattatttttaACCTGCAGCTCGTCTCAGGGGTGTCCATGATGGGCTTTTTACCGGTCAGATTGATGCGGTAGATACAAGTGCAGCCACGTACCGTGTGACCTTTGACAGGAATGGGCTCGGCACACACACTGTTCCTGACTACGAAGTGCTTGTAAGATTAACTCTGCCTACTCCTACAGAAATTAATGTTTTGACTTCAGCCATTTTATACAACTGGCTGAATCAGTAAATCTTGTCTGTTCATAAAAAAACTACAATCCCAGGTCAGACACTaactgggtgattctcacgaaatccagacttagaaggtgtccatcattttttttttaaacccttgaagccaattttttttgcacatataagattaaggtctgaacttactataaccattatttttagaggatttaaaaaaatatttcctatagaattatttacattttttagattatcattatcaaaaattatcattaccgcaacatgatattacattacatatatgcatttacaaactcatgtttcagtaatgagaactaaaaagttgtctaggtactataacaaacaaaatgtaaacttttatctggagagaaaaaataagaactgcttacctggtagccatcttgagtgtcacagtcaattatgtcccttccaacaatttttttgttgaaaaagttagttccttgagggcttaaacaatgattgaaaattgttgcggaggatgagaaaattggtactggacacatttatattccttattattgtctctacatttaccaatgatcaccaaataccacatgtttctttactgtaaatgtttatagtataacatgcactgaagcttttaattttttagagtttttaattataaatattttcatgtcaaATAACCCAAATCTAGTCAtggacatgttgcggtaatgaaaatttccccttaaatgtggaaaaacaaacaaaatcatgtgcaaaatagtatgtgaagagatgtttgtaactgtatgcttcttattttgattattactttgcatttacttttttatcaaaatgtttcatgacacctcaaaAGACTAATTTAGCGAGAATCACCCAactgtgtgttcacaccagacgtggaAGAGGttgcaaaaacgcgctatttgcGCGTAATTGGATGCTTGAACgctttgagtttactcgcttcattcgcgcgtgaaattctagtcattcgagacattcacgcataaattcgcatcatgggaggggcttatgcCTGTCCAGCAGATTCAAGCTTTCACCCACTCCTAAGCAAATGTTCAAATAGGCACTATGTTTACTTTTTGACTGcagatttgaatattatacatatatatattcttgcctaaactaatcttaaaactacactttgtgtcTCTGTAATATTGAGAAACGCCATTTCTGTTTGTTGGGTTATTAGGACATTGCTTAAAGATATAGCTGaaattgagtaaacttaccagattgctcgacctcctcactcactttcttccaaacaagatccttttaattcctgtaaaagtacgaagatgtcTCGTATAGCGATGATGATTGTCCTCCATTGTGGTTTTGAATTTCTGCCTCGACTCGCTTACTGTTATTGCATCACTGCTAGAGCAAGCACCTGATTGGTTAGCGCGATGCGAAAATCCGACAAAGTTACGATTTTTCAACTGGCGTGTCCACGCTCAAAACGCTCAATTTGCACTGCGCCATTCGTGCAAGGATGCCtattcgtgtctttgcattgacttaacgtgtaaatcactcacgcttgccACCTCttccgcatctggtgtgaacagAGATGCGTTTAGCTGTAtacataaacattttgtatCGTATCAGTGTTTGTCCAGACGTATCTGGCAATTTGGGAGCCTGAAACCTTTTTTTTCTTGGGTCTCAGAGTGGATCAATGTGAACATGACACCCTTGCGGTCATCATGCCAAGTCTCGACCCTAGTCAGACAGCGCTAGTTcacataaacaacaacaacaatggcGGACTAACAAACTTTTATGGACAACAACATGGTTTATGCGCATTCTCCAAGTCTTCTCCGTTTTTAGGCTATCCCTATGGCAGTATTACAGTGCCACATACTGGTCTAGCATGAATACTGAATCGATTTGACTCAGTTTCAGTGGTTTCATGTGTATGCAGATATCTCTTGAGACGACACCGTGTTTACGGACATTTTAGAACAATCTTTTTCCTCTGATAGGGAATGCTCTGGCTTTGTGTGCACGTGGTCTAAAACTTTCCAATCCTTCTTTTCCAGAGTAACGAACCTAACGAGACGATGCCCATATCTGCCTTCGCTCAGAAACAGCGTCCGCCTCGTTTCCAGAACTTTCTCACCCCACCACGTGGCTCTTACCCCAGCTCGACCCAATCCATCTTAATGGTAGGATTTGTTTCCCACTTGTGTCCGATCTAAACCCGCAGTCCACTGCTTTAAATGATAGATGTTTAATCGGAATACCATAAAGACAATGATCATAAGATCCTCTTGCTCTCTCACCAGGATAATGACCCGCTGTTCAGTCAGTCCCCATGGAAAGGTAAACTAACAGGAACTGATGGAGAGACACTGGGTGGATTTCCTGTCAAATTTCTTGTGCAAGTGGTGAGCATTTTATCTGCGGATATTATCCGTTTAAACTTGCTCAGAATGGTTATTCACATTTGGCTGTATTTTTACCTTTAGACTCGCCTGTCTAAAATCCTCAtgattaaaaaagaacacataAAGCATTTGAAGGAGATGAATACAGAAGCAGAAAAACTGGTAAGAGTGTTTGTGTACATAATTAATACATAATGCCAAGATAAAATGTACTCCAGatgtaaaatgtttaattatACAAGGGTCATATTTGTAACAAAAATGTTTGCTTTTGCATGATCCTGCCTCAACGGCAAATTGTTTCAGTATAAATACATGGTGCACCTTTAACAGTTCAGTCCAATTTCCACCCATCAATCAAAGCAatgtgttattgtttttttgcaGAAGTCTTATTCCATGCCCATCGGTTTGGATTTACAGAAGAGATATGCCACAACAGTCCTCGACCTTGAACAGCTCAACAAGGATCTCAACAAGGTCTTACATGAAGTCCAGCAGTTTTGCTTTGAGGTATGTTTGTGTGTCCCACATCACACTTTTTTCCAGACTTTCTCCGCAAGCCCAGATTCATAATAAATTAGTTGATTGTCGAATCTCAACCTGATTGGCTCGCTATTCTCAACAATATTCTGACGTAGGCATTCACTTGTTGAGGTTGTTTGATTTATCTTTGCTTTTTTGTGATCTTTATACAGCTTGCCCCAGATCAGGGCATGCAGCCCGCAGACCAGCCCAGTGAGCTCAGAAGACGCTGCGAGGAGGAGTCTCAGGACGTCGTGCGGCTCATTAACACATTGCCTGATGGAGAGCAGCGTGTTCAAAACCCCGGTCTCACCCAGCTGGTCTCCCGTCTCACAGCATTGCTCTTGCAGATCAGGGTGCGAGATTGAACCAGAAACACCTCATGTTAATGTTATTTGCTGCTGTCAACATGTGAAATACGGTTATTGATCATGTTttcatgctttttattttttgcagtgtttggcTGAAGGAGGTGACCTGAATTCATTTGAATTCAAATCGCTGACAGACTCTCTGAACGACATAAAAAGTTCAATAGATGACTCCAACCTCAGGTAATGCAGATTTGTTTCACTTTCGATACTGGACTGCAGGTTTACTTCAATTTAGTGTTTTCATTTCCATTTTAAAGTGACactcaacttttttgaaaatatgctcatttcccagctcccctagactaaaacattagatttttttaccgttttggaatccattcagctgatctctgggtctggcggtaccacttttagcatagctttaagcttagcataatccattgaatctgattagaccattagcattgcgctaaaaaaataaccaaagattttcaatatttttcctatttaaaacttgattcttctgtagttacatcatgtagtAAGATcgactgaaaattaaaagttgtgattttctaggcagatatgtctaggacttatactctcattctggtgtaataatcaaggactttgctgccgtaacatggctgcaggaggcgcagtgatattacgcactgcccgaaaatagtccccttggtaccgtattttccggactataagtcgcacttttttcatagtttggcgggTCCTGGAACTTAGGTTCTGGCGCAACTTATACTTCAGCCGAgtccgctctatgctgctcctgtatttatgtaattcaatggatttagtgatgtggaatgagttcgggacctttttgaacttgatttggcttgtcgtgttaatttagcctcCCGGGTATATTAAGTATGCTATTGTATATTGTGTAATATACAATATTACATTTACGGACCCCTTTTCAGCCTGCTGTtttgtgctattgtttagttgaataacttgcctgtccagattaaatgtctgttcttcggcttggattttgggAAATCATTTTCTGAATAAACGCGACGTgtagtccagtgcgacttatatatgtttttcctcttcaaaatgcatttttgactgatgtgaTTTATATTCCAGGGCAATTTAttgtccggaaaatacggtaactttcaatagcagggaactattttttgccattattggacaaactgattaatccaggtgtgtctgattattgttgttgtgactactgaggtcaggcacacctggattaattagtttgtccaataatggaagacaggaaacaaggagctggctgaagttcaggaagtagtgcagctgggcataaagtcTATTGTgtctcctgcagccatgttacagcagcaaagtgcTTAATTATTAAGCCAGAATGAGAggatagttcctagccatatctgcctagaaaatcacaacttttaattttttgtcgTTCTTCATACAcaatgttactacagaagagtcaagttttaaataggaaaaatatcgaaaccctttggttattttttagcgtgatgctaatggtctaatcagattcaatggattatgctaagctatgctaaaagtgctagcaccagacctggagatcggctgaatggattccaaaactgtaaaaatttaatttttcactctaggggagctggaaaataaacatatttttaaaaaagtgtagtgtccctttaaactctttcaccgccagcatttttcatgattttcacaaaagttaaatgccttccagaaaatgctcctttttaaatatataaacatacaatatatgaaataaaagaacagaccctctgctttcaaacaaaaaaatccgtttcatcctaccttcatgtgttctgtttttatcacctctcaaatatgtgtaggtttcatcaaaaacagcaatttttgagcaaaaagctgagataattccattttgtgaaggacttttgatagagatcagatgcagagcgatctttaaaacatacacggacatacagctgtttgcctaGGTAAaaaatacttccggtttttataagttgcggaagagggccacctggtggataatagcggtattgcagattgacgagatatctcgtcaatggcggggaaagagttaaaagatcCATTTGTACCATTAATATATATGACTGTGTCGGTAAAAATCCATCTTAagtaagggtgtcacgatttcgattttaaatcgaaatcgatctaaaaataagtcacaacctcgaacttcgaattaaaaaatgggatcgtctcCCCCATGTCACGCCCGGTTGGCTTGCCaagcagaagaaaaaaaaactctctgagatttatattttaaacataagggatgtattgctacaactccttgaaatgcatatcataaacaggattactacctagtgatctgacttcggacaaagcgcagctgcttatgacacGCTGGATTTATTTTTAGTGCAGGTGCATCCAAAAAGGAgtcctctctctacaagctctctcacgtaaagtaaagcccacaaacccccatgcgaggaaaagcacgcaatgtgcatgttaatgtgaaactataatagtaataataaataataacggcatagcattttttgtctttcaaaaaaaagtaaaaaccgAGATTCGAATCGAATCGTGACCGTAAGagtcgaaaatgtaatcgaatcgaggatttggagaatcgtgacacccctaatcttaactctttccccgccattgacgagatatctcgtcaattaagagaaaacgcttccccgccaatgacgagattttccgtctttccgcaataccgctattatccaccaggtggcgcccttccgcaactttttaaacccggaagcattgccctatggcaagctgctgcatgtccgtgtctgttttaaagatcgctctgaatatgatctctatgaaaagtccgtcacaaaaatggaattatctctgctttttgctcaaaatgtggtgtttttgcaaaaacctacccatattcaaaagctgattgcaaaagaaccactgaaggtaggatgaaacggttttttttttgtttgaaagcagagggtctgttctttcatttggtatattgtatgtttatatatttaaaaaagcaaattttctggaaggcattaaactttggtgaaaatcatgaaaaacgctggcgctggctggcaactttttttaaaaacgctggcggtgaaggAGTTaagtaatttactgttttcagcataaactcatcctacataatgtaaagaaaatataatcatgatatctttaatattgactgagtatgATCATAACAAagaatgaaatcaaactttatcccttttcacacagagataaTTGAAAATATGTCCAGGATTTGTCTGTGATCAttagatttttggttcattaacaCTGCCGACgattttccggaatctgtgtgtgcattcacacacataccatAAACACATGtgtctgaagtttgctaattTGTAATTTCTCTCTCGAGAAACCACGCgtctgcatttttgtttatggcaaGATCATAAGGAAGGAGTGTGCCATGTGCTGTGCTGTCATGCCGGTGAATGATCTCGAGCTTAGTgatgagctccctgatctctgctttagtCCAGTTTGCCGACATTTCTCCTCATGAATGTTGATTTGcgtttaaatccctgtgtcaaagagTTTACCCATAACTTCTGGTTGtgatgacacgcgcgtcctcactacggcacgcccCTTCCGGCattgtttctttgttttgttCA
The nucleotide sequence above comes from Paramisgurnus dabryanus chromosome 12, PD_genome_1.1, whole genome shotgun sequence. Encoded proteins:
- the lin9 gene encoding protein lin-9 homolog; amino-acid sequence: MAELEQLLDESSSAKALVSLREGSLSNTLNEKNNLPKSQNTRGRSTYTSMETPTRSSKRSRLSCEDEERPLASRSPRRSQRVTTVPQKLANVATPDKKASQKIGLRLRNLLKLPKAHKWCIYEWFYSNIDRPLFEGDNDFCLCLKESFPNLKTRKLTRVEWGTIRRLMGKPRRCSSAFFTEERMALKQKRQKMRLLQQRKITDMSQCKDLPDEIPLPLVIGTKVTARLRGVHDGLFTGQIDAVDTSAATYRVTFDRNGLGTHTVPDYEVLSNEPNETMPISAFAQKQRPPRFQNFLTPPRGSYPSSTQSILMDNDPLFSQSPWKGKLTGTDGETLGGFPVKFLVQVTRLSKILMIKKEHIKHLKEMNTEAEKLKSYSMPIGLDLQKRYATTVLDLEQLNKDLNKVLHEVQQFCFELAPDQGMQPADQPSELRRRCEEESQDVVRLINTLPDGEQRVQNPGLTQLVSRLTALLLQIRCLAEGGDLNSFEFKSLTDSLNDIKSSIDDSNLSCFQDNVEIHVAHIQSGLSQLGNLHAFSANNTNRT